From one Henriciella marina DSM 19595 genomic stretch:
- a CDS encoding CBS domain-containing protein, whose amino-acid sequence MLIEQILKMKGGEVLTIEASKTLGDAARFLDDARIGAVVAVNGDDLAGVLSERDILRQVARHGAEALNMSVEESMTRGVITANPAESLDQCLARMTDRRVRHLPVMRDGKLAGIISIGDLVKWKIEETRAEADAMVEYIKGQ is encoded by the coding sequence ATGCTGATAGAGCAGATACTCAAGATGAAGGGTGGCGAGGTCCTGACGATAGAGGCGTCAAAGACGCTGGGCGATGCAGCACGTTTTCTCGATGATGCGCGCATCGGCGCCGTTGTTGCCGTGAACGGAGACGATCTCGCAGGTGTCTTGTCTGAAAGGGATATTCTGAGACAGGTCGCGCGCCACGGGGCTGAGGCCCTCAATATGAGTGTCGAAGAATCCATGACGCGCGGTGTCATCACAGCCAATCCGGCAGAGAGCCTGGACCAGTGCCTTGCCCGGATGACCGACCGCAGGGTGCGCCATCTACCGGTCATGCGCGACGGCAAGCTTGCCGGCATTATCTCGATCGGTGACCTCGTTAAGTGGAAGATCGAGGAAACGCGCGCTGAGGCAGACGCCATGGTCGAGTATATAAAGGGCCAGTAA
- the hfaA gene encoding holdfast anchoring protein HfaA, with protein MKNIMYLITGLAGFAAAAGIAPAPAANAQAASSASQFERPYGFAPGQESQPFTAASRDASNNRVIINGLINGGTGLGTGLYTGWGQTEGAPGMLGSGTAIGNQLNVVTNGNNNTVIIDSTQINNGDQSVVLNGELDLK; from the coding sequence ATGAAAAACATTATGTACCTTATCACCGGACTGGCCGGCTTCGCAGCAGCCGCAGGCATTGCGCCTGCGCCAGCCGCAAACGCCCAGGCAGCGTCCAGCGCGTCACAGTTTGAGCGCCCTTATGGTTTTGCCCCCGGACAAGAAAGCCAGCCGTTTACCGCAGCTTCACGCGATGCGAGTAATAACCGCGTCATTATCAATGGCTTGATCAATGGCGGCACCGGACTTGGAACCGGCCTCTATACAGGCTGGGGACAGACGGAAGGCGCACCGGGCATGCTTGGATCCGGCACTGCAATCGGAAATCAGCTCAACGTCGTCACGAACGGTAACAACAACACCGTCATCATCGACTCTACGCAGATCAACAATGGCGACCAATCGGTCGTTCTCAATGGGGAGCTCGACCTCAAATGA